CTTATCGTGGCGGGATTATCATTATTGCCGGGCCAGTACCGCAGACAGGTGATCTCTATACCGGGTTTACCCCACAGCGCTACAAGAAAGTAGCCGCAGTGACCCGCCCTGTACGTTTTGATAATTACCGCAGACCTTTTCTGGAGCTACCAGAACAGTTCGACTCCATGGAGGCAACGATGAAATGGATAAGGCGCTTTGATTAACTGAACGTAGTAAAGCAATTTTTGCCCAGTGCTCTGACAGCTGTATGTATCGTATACACGCGACTGAAAGTTATAGTAAAATTTGTGGTCATTCTGGTGGTCTTGACAACCCTAATTTTTAGGTTTAGCTTACAAATCAGCCAGTTAATGGCAAAGGCGATCCCAGTCAGAGGAGCCAGATTCAGAAAAGCCTGCTTCTGAGCAGGCTTTTTACTTTGTATCTCCGTTCTGCGCTTCTGCGTTGATTTTTCTGGCGATATATTTTCAGCCCCCCGGAAAATTACCCATTCCCCTGGCTCTAACGTTAATCTTTTATTTCTGTAACATAGCGCGAATAAACTATCTTATCGCTCTAATAACACAATTAAAAATTCCAGAACGTCAATGTGGATTTTTCTTAAGTACAATTATATTGAGAAGCGTGTCACTGAAATCCTTTCCCTCATTGTTATCCTCCCTCCTGGTTTAGGGAGCATCCTGAATAACAGGATATCTGTAGCTGAATAAATAAACAAAATGGACCTTTTTATTTTATCAGGGAAGTACAGAATATATACAGATATTTGGATAAGTGCGGGCAGACGCATTTTCCATGGCGAAAATGACGGCAGTTTTTTTCGTTGTTAAAGACATGGAATGATCCCTGTGTATTTTGGCGTTTATGAGGGAAAAATATGTTTTCTTTTAAAAAGTGTGTGTTGGCATTGTCAATAAATTTAGCGTTTATTTCATCGGGCTTCTCCTGCACAACGCTGTTGGTAGGCAACGAAGCGTCATCAGATGGCTCGATGATCGTCGCTCGTAGCGCGGATAGCGACGCAATGAAAGCACAGCATTTTATTATCCACCCCGCCAGGCATAATCAGACCGGGATGTATAGCACCAAAGCGCATAACGGCGCGAACGATTTTACCTGGCCATTGCCAAAAGAGTCGTTACGTTACACCACCGTACCGAACTGGAAAACGCAGCTGCATGGTGCCACCGGTTTTAACGAAGCGGGTGTGGGCGTAAGCGGGACAGAGTCTATTTTTGCCTCACCCAAAGCTCTCGCCTTCGATCCTTATGTAGAAGATAAAGGCATTACCGAAGACGATATCCCGGATATTTTGCTTTCGCAGACCAAAACCGCACGTGAGGCGGTTGCGCTGCTGGGGCACATTATTGAAACCGTCGGTGCCGGGGAGGGTTTCGGCGTTGCGGTAGTCGATGATAATGAAATCTGGTATCTGGAAACTGCCACCGGTCATCAATGGATGGCACAGCGTCTTCCGGCTAATCAGTATTTCGCCACGGGCAATCAGGGACGTTTGCAGGATTATGACCCGAAAGACCCTAACGTGATGGGATCTAAATCGTTAGTGACGTTTGCTACTGAAAAAGGTCTTTATCATCCGCAAAATGAGGGTAAATTTAATTTTTCTAAAGTCTATACGCGTGACGATGAACGCGATCGGACCTATAACGATCCGCGCGTATGGACTATTCAGCAACAATTTAATCCTTCAGTAAAACAAGATATGACTGCCGGAAGGCACTTCCCTGTCTTCATGACGCCTGAAAAGAAAATGACGCTTGATGACGTCAAAGACGTTTTACGTAACCATTACGAGGGGACAAAACACGATCCTTATTCTAACGGCCTGAATGGTAAAGAACCCTGGCGCCCCGTCAGCGTTTTTCGTACCTATGAAGCGCATGTGATGCAGGTTCGCCCCTGGCTACCGAAAGAAATTGGCGAAGTCACCTATATCGGTCTGGGTATGGCTGATCTTACCGCTTTTGTTCCCTATTACAGCGGTCTAAAGGCGTATCCGGCAAACTATGCCATGGGGACAGATAAGGCCGACAATCAGTCTATTTACTGGAAATACCGTAAGTTACAGACCCTGACAATGACGGATTACCCTAAGCTTGCTCCCGTCGTGAAAAAAGCCTACGCCGAATGGGAAGCCAAAGTAGCAAAAGAACAGCAAGAAGTCGAAACTGAATATCTCACTATGGCTAAAACCAATAAAGATGCAGCGGATAAAATGTTGAATGATTTTAATCTGCAGGTCATGGCGGACGCTGAGAAACTAACTGAAACATTGACAAATCAGTTGTTCACCATCCGTACCCAGGATATTCAATCTGATATTTTCTTTGCGAATGCGGCGAAAAAAGACTGATACAACGCGCGTATAGATGTGGCATCATCTGGCCGGGAGTTTTCCCGGCTTGATTGACGCGTTCTTCTTTATTGATCACGCCAGCAACGTAAATGGCCTGCGACTATTATTTAATTACTGCTAGCGATATCAATAATTAAACCGTTTCACCAGAGTAAGCTCGCCGGGATTACGCAACGGAATCGTAAAGGTTTCCTGTTTTCTATCTGGCGAGCCTTCGTTTTTTACACTCAACACCTGCGCCGTCGCCAGGCGTTGGTTGCCATAACCGCAAAAGTAATACACGTAAACCAACCTGGCCTCTTTCACAGGCGTAGGCGTCGAAAAATATCTCCGGACCATAGTCCGTTGTTTACATTCGGCAATAGATAAGATGCAAAATGCGTTTATTTCTGTATTACTTTTTTTATTATAATGGACCGCCATCGAGGACTCGAACCCCGTACTACAACATCCAGGTCGTCGCTCTTCCCGATGAGCTAATGGCGGATTAAATATATCATGAGTATAAAGAATATTTGGATGTAGCATCCCTGCTCAAAATAAAAAGAACACGACAAATAAAATTCTCTGCAAACAACGCCGGGCATTTTAAGCGTTTTTCAGGAAAAAACATAGCATACCAATACTCCGAAAAAGGACAACTTTCGATACTGTGATTTCTTATCACAAACATGCAAAATTCTATATTCAGCTATACTATTTAATAGAGACTTCACCATGCCCCAAATAAACTATTCCATTACTCACGACGCGGCGCTGCGGGATGAAATTGCTGAAGCGCTTGAAAGAGCAGGTTTGTGGCGACGCGCGGCAACACGCTGGCTACATGTTTTTGATTCGCTCAATTCAGATAAAGGACGTGAACGCATTGCACAGCGACGAGAGGCATGTTTACTAATAGCCAGTAGCTATGCAGACAGAAATTCTGGTTCGAAACGACGAAAAATTTACCTGACACTTCTTGAGCTTGAGATGTCGCGCACATGATCACTAAACAGTAAATCGCCCGCTGTCCATTTTTGGAGAGAAATATCACTGTTAATTTAAGACGCAGCTTTCTAGAATTTGTACGACCAGACAGTGACTGGCAAAAGATTGCATGCTTTTTGTATTTCTTAACTTCAGGAGAAAGTGAAAATGACATGGTGGGTCAGCGGACTGGCATTGCTGGTATCCGTGACGGTGTTTTCTTTTATAGGATATTTTGTTTTTGCTGTGTTTATTGCCCCGATGTCATATCTTATAATCCAGTTTATAGCGATATCCTGGCGCGCATTTTCCAGGATCCATGATTAATTTTACGTAGTAATTTATTATCCTCGTTATAACTCTCTACCGTCTATGTGGTGAATTGCAGTCCTCCGAGGCAAGCCGAAGATAAGCATCGGCCACCACACTTTTCCAGTGAGTAGTTGCCCTACACTCCTACACTTCCTCTGTAAATGGCAGAAAAAACCAGCCTGGGCTGGTTATCAGAATTATCAATTAGTAATAAAAACGGATATTTAGTGGTAAGATTTAGTTTGACTGAGATCGCGTGGCAAGAGAATGGTTGTTTTACAAAAAACTCATAATCCTTTCAAAGTTACATGAGTTAATCAATGCACTAAAGCCGGGATTATTCTTGATGCCTAATTTTTTCATTGCTCGTTGTTTATAATGGCTTTTAATTTTACTTGCCAGAAACTCATCACTGATGTTTTCCGGACATTTAGTGGCGCTGTGAAAAGCAAAGACACCGCTTTTTTCTTTATTCGTCAGTAATTTTTTAGAGTATCCTGATGAGTTTAAACGTTCTTTTTCCAGTAGTGCATTTATCTGGCCCAAAAAGGAGATGATGGCCGTACTGCAACGTACGATATAAAAATGCGTTGTACCAGGAATAAAGCGTCTGATGCATTCCCATGATAGCGAGTCCGATAAAATAATAACTTTACTATAAGTTTCAATATCTTTACGCCGTCTGAGAGCCAACAAACTATCCAGCGGCATTTCCTCATCGACTAAAAAGAGTAAGGTATCCTTGACATTCTGTGGGTGCTTCGTTATTACAGGCTCAAGAATATGCTTCATGCCAAACTCTAAATATTTATCCCGTGAGCAGGAAACAAAATTTATCATTTCAATCACTCAATTGCTGTTAATAAAAAACAGGCCCATTAATAATGGGCCTACAGATGATGAAAAATAATTACCAGGTATATTTCACACCAGCGTTAGCTGACCAATCCTGGTCCACATCGCCACCGCCGAGGTAATCGCCACTGGCATAAGCGCTGAAGTTTTTGGTGAAATTGAATTGCCCCCCCAGACCGGCACGCACCGCAGATCCTTTAACGCCATTGTCAATATCATCACCGTTGACCGTTGCGCTATTACTATCGGCATCATCATATACGTAAGCAATTTTCGCATACGGTGTAAACGATTGATCGCCGAAAGTGAAGGTGTAGCCCGTATTGATGCCCGCTTCATAACGCATGCTGTCATAGGACTGATCGTCTACACTCATATTGTTGCTGAGCTGATAGCTATCGCCATCCTGGAACAAGCCGGAGACGCTAGCATACGGCGTAACATATCCGCTCTGGT
The Salmonella bongori NCTC 12419 DNA segment above includes these coding regions:
- a CDS encoding PerC family transcriptional regulator, which translates into the protein MPQINYSITHDAALRDEIAEALERAGLWRRAATRWLHVFDSLNSDKGRERIAQRREACLLIASSYADRNSGSKRRKIYLTLLELEMSRT
- a CDS encoding C69 family dipeptidase, which encodes MFSFKKCVLALSINLAFISSGFSCTTLLVGNEASSDGSMIVARSADSDAMKAQHFIIHPARHNQTGMYSTKAHNGANDFTWPLPKESLRYTTVPNWKTQLHGATGFNEAGVGVSGTESIFASPKALAFDPYVEDKGITEDDIPDILLSQTKTAREAVALLGHIIETVGAGEGFGVAVVDDNEIWYLETATGHQWMAQRLPANQYFATGNQGRLQDYDPKDPNVMGSKSLVTFATEKGLYHPQNEGKFNFSKVYTRDDERDRTYNDPRVWTIQQQFNPSVKQDMTAGRHFPVFMTPEKKMTLDDVKDVLRNHYEGTKHDPYSNGLNGKEPWRPVSVFRTYEAHVMQVRPWLPKEIGEVTYIGLGMADLTAFVPYYSGLKAYPANYAMGTDKADNQSIYWKYRKLQTLTMTDYPKLAPVVKKAYAEWEAKVAKEQQEVETEYLTMAKTNKDAADKMLNDFNLQVMADAEKLTETLTNQLFTIRTQDIQSDIFFANAAKKD